The genomic segment CCGCGTGCCGGGGTGGTGCCGGAGGACGTACCGCCGCTGCGCGCGGGCACGTCGGACGCGGCTTTCGTGGACGCGTCCGACTGGTTGGCACGCAGTCAGGACGGGCGCGCGCTCTGAGCGTGCGGTCCGCCGACCACGGTACGGGGCGGACCACGGCCGGCCCTCACAGCCGACGCTCCGGTTGGAGTGGGCGACCGGTGCCGACGAGCGGCAGCGGAGGCCGGTACTGGTGACGGGTGGCGGCGGACGGGTAGCGATGGGCAGGCGATGGTGACGATCGGTGCTCGCGATCGGCGGTGTTACGTGCCGATTGTCGTCAGCGCTCAAAGTTATCCACAGACCTGCTGCGACGCCTGGGGACAAGTCGACACCACAAAGCGACATGGTCGACAAATCGCCCGGGTCACTCGCATCAATCCACAGAGCACCAAGCTGTGCGACGTCATCCTAATTCCATTGATCAACTCTTTGGAGCGAGTAATTCCCACCCGAATGAGTGGATAGGGCGGGTTTGCTTACGGAATACCTGGGTCCGGAACAGTCTCTTCGGCGTCCGTTGCTCATGTCCACAGATCTTCCTCACAGCCTGTGGATAACTGAAAACCCAGCGCACTCTCTGTGGACAACTCACGGATCACCGCTCCCCAACTCCCGCTCGACACAGGGTTCCTACGTCAAGAGCCATCGGCGCTCCACCCCCGTTCAGGGGGCGAGGATCCCCCTCCATTGACGATCGCCGGGGACAATCACTCACGGTGCGGCACCGTAGATCTTCCTCGAAATTCCCAATTCCGGCAATGCGCATGAAATGCGACACCTCAATAGCAGGGAGAGGCCGACGGGTTCGCACCGGTAGCCTGGAGGGGTGATTGACCTTCGCCTGCTCCGTGAGGACCCCGACCGTGTGCGCGCCTCCCAGCGTGCCCGTGGAGAGGACGTCGCGCTCGTCGACGCCCTTCTCTCCGCCGACGAGCGGCGCAGGTCGTCCGGCGTCCGCTTCGACGAACTCCGTTCCGAGCAGAAGTCGCTCGGCAAGCTGATCCCCAAGGCTTCCCCCGAGGAGCGCGCGGAGCTGCTGCGGAAGGCCGAGCAGCTGAAGGCCGACGTCCGGGCCGCCGACGTGGCGCAGGACGAGGCCGACGCGGAGGCCAAGCGCCTGTTGCTCCAGTTGGGCAACGTCGTCCACACGGACGTACCGGTCGGCGGCGAGGAGGACTTCGTCGTCCTGGAGACGCACGGCACGATCCGCGACTTCGGAGCCGAGGGATTCGAGCCGAAGGACCATCTGGAGCTGGGCGAGGCGCTGGGCGCCATCGACATGGAGCGCGGGGCCAAGGTGTCCGGCTCGCGCTTCTACTACCTGACGGGTGTCGGCGCGCTGCTGGAGCTCGCCCTCGTCAACGCCGCGATCGCCCAGGCCACCGAGGCCGGTTTCGTACCGATGCTGACCCCGGCGCTGGTCCGTCCGCGTGCCATGGAGGGCACGGGCTTCCTCGGCCAGGCCGCCGAGAACGTGTACCACCTGGAGAAGGACGACTACTACCTCGTCGGTACGTCCGAGGTCCCCCTCGCCGCGTACCACATGGACGAGATCATCGACGCCGCCAAGCTGCCGCTGCGGTACGCCGGTTTCTCGCCGTGCTTCCGCCGTGAGGCAGGTACGTACGGCAAGGACACCCGGGGCATCTTCCGCGTCCACCAGTTCGACAAGGTCGAGATGTTCTCGTACGTCGATCCGGCCGACGCCGAGGCCGAGCACCAGAGGCTGCTGGACTGGGAGAAGCAGTGGCTGACCGCCCTGCGACTGCCCTTCCAGGTGATCGATGTGGCCACCGGTGATCTGGGCGCCTCGGCCTCCCGTAAGTTCGACTGCGAGGCCTGGATTCCCACCCAGGGGAAGTACCGCGAGCTCACCTCGGCGTCGAACTGCGACGGTTTCCAGGCACGCCGGCTGTCCGTCCGCATGCGGGACGGCAAGAAGGTGCAGCCGCTGGCCACGCTGAACGGCACCCTCTGCGCCGTGCCGCGCACGATCGTGGCGATCCTGGAGAACCACCAGCTGGCCGACGGTTCGGTACGGGTGCCCGAGGTGCTGCGCCCTTACCTGGGCGGGCGCGAGGTCCTGGAACCGGTCGCCAAGTGACCTTCCCCTACAAGCTCGTCGCGACCGATCTCGACGGCACGCTGCTGCGTGACGACGGCTCGGTCTCCGGGCGCACGCGCGACGCGCTGGCCGCTGTCACGGCGGCCGGCGCCGCGCACATCATCGTCACGGGTCGGGCCGTTCCCTGGACCCGCCACATCCTGGACGACCTCGGCTACGACGGCATCGCGGTCTGCGGCCAGGGCGCGCAGGTCTACCACGCGGGCGAACACCGGCTGCTGACCTCGCTGACGCTCGACCGACAGCTGGCCGGACTCGCCCTGGCCAAGATCGAGGCCGAGGTCGGCCCGCTGGCCCTGGCCGCGAGCCGGGACGGTCTCGAAGGCCAGGTGCTGGTCGGACCGGGTTACCAGGTGCACGAGGGGCCGCTCCCGTACGTGTTCGTGGACGACCCGGCGGAGATGTGGACCGCTCCCCTGAACAAGATCTACGTCCAGCATCCGGAACTCGACGACGACGCCCTGGCCAGGGCCGCCCGTGAGGCGGTCGGCAGCCTGGTGGGCATCGTCATGGCCGGTCCGGGTGTGGTGGAGATCCTGCCGCTGGGGTTGAGCAAGGCGACCGGGTTGTCACTGGCCGCGCGCCGGCTCGGTGTGAAAGCGGCGGACACGATCGCCTTCGGTGACATGCCGAACGACATCCCGATGTTCGGCTGGGCGCGGCACGGAGTGGCGATGGCCAACGCTCACGCCGATCTGAAGGTCGTCGCCCACGAGATCACCGCGTCGAACGAGGACGACGGCATCGCCGTGGTGCTTGAACGCCTGCTGTAGCCGTGGCCGAACGGCGCGGCGGATGCCGGGTGGGCGGGGATCACCGAGCCGCGCAGTTCTCGTGAGCGCGGCGGCACCCGTGATGGAGGGTCGCTCGCGGCCCACGACCGGCGGCCTTCAGGGCCGACCGGGGCGGACCGCGAGCGCGTACTCAGAGATCAGCAGCGGTGACGTCGCCGCCGCAGATCTTTCAGCCCCTGGGCCATGTCATCCATCCGCGTGTCGATACGGACGATGTCGTCGGCCATGTCGCAGAGCCGCACGCTGATGGCTCCGACCACCTGGTTGGTGGCGTCGAGCCGCCGGTCGAGGCTGTCGAGCCGGTACGACATCCGGTCCAGGACGGGACCGAGTTCCTGCAGCGCCGTGCCGACCCCGGCCAGGCAGCTCTCCACGCGCGTGACACGCCGGTCGAGCGAGACGTACCCGGCGCGCAGTTCGTTCTCCGCGTCGAGAAGGTACGTACGGACGCAACGGGCGATGTCGCTGTCGCGAAGCAGCATCGCCACGTTGAGCACCGTCCTACGGGTGTAGAGGGTGAGCTGGGTGGCTGCCTGTGGATAACTTTGCCCCTCCTCACCGCTCCATAGGGACAACATGTCCCCATGGAAGGTCCGCAGGTCAGCGCCTCGGAGCAGCTTGAGACCGTTCTCCTCCATCTCCGCTCGATGGCGTTGGACGAGCTTTTTGACCGCCCCTGTGGATACTTCGAAGTAACGTGCCACGTCCTCTGTGCGGACGTGAATTCCGTCCGGGAGCATGACAAGGCCTTTGACCTTGTCGAGGGCATCGACGCGCCCCATCTGCTCGACACGCAGGGCGCGTGATTCGAGCAGGGCGACTTCCGTGAGCATGGGCATGCCTTCCTTCGCGAAATGACGATGGACGGCCCTGTTCCCCGGGCTGCAGGGGCGGAGGACGCTCACGGTTGCCACTCACCCAATGACCGAACCGGCCGGCGCTGCCTGGCCGAGATCGGCAATCCCCAATTTCACGAAAGCTACGACGCCACTGAATCCAGTTGCCTCCACGCACCCTGAACAACGAACCGAGAACCGCACAGTTACGCGGAAACCATATGTTTACGCCGATCAACCCCTGCCCGTCGGGGCAGGGGTTGATCGGACAGGGGTTGCTCACATGCACGTTTCGCGATGCCGCTGTTTCACGTGAAACGGGGGCGTCGGCCGCTCACTCCTCACCGGCGAGCTTCAACGCACGCAGCTTCTGGCCCGCGTACCACGTGGCACCCACCGTGACGGCCACCAGCAGCACGGTCGCCAGCGGGAGCCCGACGTCTGAGGTGATCACATCGCCCTGGCCGACCTTCTCGGCGAGCGCGAGGGACCACTGCTGGACGCTGAGGGTGCGGGCGCCCGGTACCAGGCTGCCGAACAGCGCCTCCCAGACCAGCGCGTACACCAGGCCGAAGACCACGGCGTGGCGGCTGACGGTGCCGAGCAAGAGGAACAGCGCGCTGTACGCGATCGAGGCGACCAGAGCCGCGATCGTGTAGGCCACCGCGATCTGCTGACCATTGCCGTTGAGGATCAGCCCGGCCACCAGGGTCGGCAGCGCCGAGAACACCATGGTCACGGCGACCGCGACGATCAGCTTGGTGAAGATGATCGTCGGCCGCTTCACCGGCTTGGCCAGCAGGTAGACGATCGAGCCGTCATCGATCTCCGGGCCGATGGCCCCGGTCCCGGCGATCACACCGATCAGCGGCACCATCGTCGCGATGGCGAACCCACCCAGCACGTTCGAGGCGACCTGGTCATCGACACCGGCGAACGCCCGCACCGCCACGGCGAGAACCACCAGCAGCACGGGCAGGACGAACAGGATGGCAGCCCGGCGCCGGCCGAGCAGGGCCCGGTAGGTGAGCCGAGCGACTGTGGGGTCGTACATGACGCTTCACAGCTCCTTTCAGGCCGCTACTCAGGCCGCTACGAGGTAGGAAAAGACCGATTCGAGGGACTCGTCGGACGGTGAGACGGTCAGCAGCCGAATGCCGTTGTCGCGGGCGACCCTCGGCAGCAACGCCGTGAAGCGGCCGAAGTCGACAGCCTGGATGCGCAGCGCCCGTTCGCCGAGGTCGACCTCGATACCGGCCGTCGACGGGTCGGCGATCAGCGCGGCGGCCAGGGCACGGTCGTCGCTGGACCTGACGAGATAGCGGTGCGGACGATCCGTCATCAGTCGCCGGATCTTGCGGAAGTCACCCGACGCGGCGTGGCGTCCGGCCACGATCACCTCGATGTGCGAGGCGAGTTGCTCGACCTCTTCGAGGATGTGCGAGGAGAAGAGGACCGTGCGCCCCTCAGTGCCCATCCGACGCAGCAGTTCCATCAGCTGCATCCGCTGTCGCGGATCCATCCCGTTGAACGGCTCGTCGAGCAGGAGCACGGACGGCTCGTGGACCAGCGCGGACGCCATCTTCACGCGCTGGCGCATGCCCTTGCTGTACGTGGAGATCTTCCGGTCCTGCGCGTGCTCCATCTCGACGGTGGCCAGTGCCCGCTGCGCGGCGGCGGCGTCGAGCCCCTGCAATTCCGCGTTGGCGATGACGAACTCACGGCCGGTGAGGAAGTCGTACATGCCTTCTCGCTCCGGCACGATGCCGATCTCCCGGTACACCGCCTCGTTGCGCCAGATCGTCCGGCCGTCGAGCGTGACGGTTCCCGTCGAGGGCGCGAGGAATCCGGCCATCATGTTGATCAGGGTGGACTTGCCCGCGCCGTTCGGACCGAGCAGGCCGGTGACTCCCGGCCCGACCTTCACGCTCACGTCGTTGACGGCGACGACGTTTCCGAACCAGCGCGAGACGTGGTCGATCTCGATGGTGGTCACAGCCCGACCCTCCGGTAGCGGCGCATCAGGACGGCGTACGAGCCGGCGACGAGCGCGAGAACAACGATCAGATAGACCACCCCGGCTCCCGCACCCGGGCCCTGCCCCCCGGGGAACGCGGAGGAGGCGCCGAGGAACGCGGTCTGCACACCGTCGATCAGCGTGATCGGGGAGAACAGCCCCAGCCACGGCACCGCATCCGACGAGCCCGTCTCCCATGCGATGGCCTGCACGGTGGAGACCGCGCCGTAGGAGATGGTGAGTACGGCGATCACCGCGGCGACACCGAAGCCGCGGCGCGGGGTCAGCGCGGCCATCACCAGGCCGAGCCCGGCGAACAGTACGGAGAGCAGCGCCACGGAGACCAGCCCCTGTCCGAACCCCTTGGTCTGATGGCCGAAGTCGAACTTCCCCAGCAGGGCGCCCACGTAGAGGATCACCAGCGGCATCCCGGTGAGCACGAAGAGCGCGGAGGCCATGGCCGCGAACTTCGCCATCACGTAGTCGACACGTTCGATGGGCCGTGAGAAGTACAACGGCACGCTCTTGAAACGGAGGTCCCGGGAGACCGACTGCGGTGCCTGCGCGGCGATGAAGAGGCCGATGACAGCTTGGAGGAAGATGGCGAACGACGTGTACTTCATCGGCAGATCCGTCGTGTTCGGCACGGTCACGGCGACCGCGACGATGATCGCGGCGACCAGACACATCACGCCGAAGAGCAGCATCGGCAGCACCTTCGACCTGGCGGAACGCCCGAGCCCGAAGGACCCTCTCAGGGACTGCGAGAAGAGGGAACGGCGTGCGTAGGCACGGCCGAGGCGCGGTCCGTCGTACGAGCGGTAGCCGATGTTGTGGATGCGGGTGCCGCCCGCGTCCGTTCCGGCCGCGGCTCCGGTCTCAGTGCTCATCGCGACCGTCTCCCTTCTGCTGTGCGACGTCGGCCGAGGCCGTCGCCGTGGACTCCGCCGTTGTCGTGGCTCCCGCCGTGGCTGTGAACTCCGTCGTGGTCGCGGACTCCGTCGGCGCCCCGGTCGATGCGTTCCCCTCGGTACGGAAGACCTCGGCGATGTGGTGGCGCCGCTGTTCCATCCTTACGAGGCCGAGTCCGAGCCCGGCGACGCTGTCACGGACGATGTCGTACGTCTCCTCGCCGATGGCCTCGACGAGGAGGGTGTGGCCCGCGCCCGGCAGTCCGTCCAGCGCGAGGCCGTCGCGCCCGACCAGGGTGACCCCGGCCGCTGTCAACGCCTCCCTGAGGGCATGCGTGCCGTCGGGGTGGGCGTCGCTGTCCGTGACCTCGATCGCGAGGGTCGTGGTGACCTGTGTGAAGTCGCGGGTGGAGCTGGACCGCAGCAGCGAACCGCCGTCGATGACGACGACATGGTCACAGGTGCGTTCGAGTTCACCCAGCAGGTGCGAGGTCACCAGGACGGAAATGCCGAAGTCGGTGTGCACCCGGCGGATCAGGCCGAGCATCTCGTCACGGCCGACCGGGTCGAGGCCGTTGGTCGGTTCGTCGAGCAGGACCAACTGCGGGTCGTGGACCAATGCCTGGGCCAGTTTCACGCGCTGCTTCATGCCGGTCGAGTAGCCGCCGATGGGGCGGTACCGCTCCTCGTACAGGCCGACGTGTCGCAGGGTGTCGGCGGTGCGCTCGCGGGCCGCTGTGGGCGGCAGACCGGACATCCGCGCCATGTGGACGACGAACTCCGTGGCCGACACGTCGGGCGGCAGGCAGTCGTGCTCGGGCATGTAGCCGACCCGCTCACGGATGGCGGCGCCGCTGGTGGCGACGTCCAGCCCGAGCACCGCGGCCCGGCCCTCGGTGGCGGGGGACAGACCCAGCAGGATCTTGATCAATGTGGACTTGCCGGCTCCGTTGGACCCCACCAGGCCGGTCACACCCGGTCCGATGTCCAAGGAGAGCCGGTCAAGAGCGGTCACCCGGGGGAACCGCTTGCTCAGGCTTTCGGTTGCGATCACAGTCACGTTTCGAACGTAGTGGCGCGGGACACGTCAGGCGTCAGCCCTGACGGCTGGATCGGCGTCCGACTCCAGGAGTACGGCCCCGTAATGGATCGGCGTCAGGACGGGCCGTACCCCGCCTCGGCAGGAGGGCAGGCAGATCGGCGGAGGCGGTTCGGGGTGGTGGTTCTGGGAGGCAGATCAGCGAGGCCGCGAGCGAATTCCGTGAGTTTTCCACAGGCATTGCGCGGCCCTTGACGTAGCCGCTGGACATTGTCACATTCATCAGTGTCACGTTACGAACACGTAGAGCACACGGCATGGGACGGACGGTGGCATGACCGAGGACCGCGACATGAGGCCGCGTGAGGCACGCGAGCGCTGGGTGCACACGGGTGGGATCGAGCTGTGTGTCGCCGAGCTGGGCGACCCGGCCCGCCCGACGGTCGTGCTGGTGCACGGCTACCCGGACAGCAAGGAGGTCTGGTCGGAGGTGGCTCGGCGACTGGCCGAGCGTTGGCACGTCGTGCTGTACGACGTGCGGGGGCACGGCAGATCGACGGCGCCGAAGCCGTTGCGGGGCGGATTCACGCTGGAGAAGCTGACCGACGACTTCATGGCCGTCGTGGAAGCGGTGAGTCCGGACCGGCCGGTGCATGTGGTCGGGCACGACTGGGGTTCCGTCCAGGCGTGGGAGTTCGCCACGGTCGGACGCACCGAGGGCCGGATCGCCTCCTTCACCTCCCTCTCGGGTCCCTCCCTGGACCACTTCGGGCACTGGATCAAGCAGCGCACCGCCCACCCCACTCCCCGTGCGGTCGGTCAGCTGCTGGGGCAGGGCGCCAAGTCCTGGTACGTCGGTCTGTTGCACACACCGGTGCTGCCCGAGCTCGCCTGGCGGGGACCGCTCGGCAGACGGTGGCCGAGCGTCCTCCAGCGCCTGGAGAAGACGCCCGCGGACGGCTATCCGACGGCGTCACTCCCCCGGGACGCCGCGCACGGCGCCTGGCTCTACCGCGACAACGTCCGTTCACGACTGCGCAGGCCGCGCGCCGACGCCCATGCGCATGTGCCGGTTCAGCTGATCACGCCGACCGGGGACATCTTTCTGTCGGAGACGCTGTACGACCGGCTCGAATCCTGGGTCCCTCTGCTGGTACGGCGTTCGCTGCCCGCGAGGCACTGGGCCCAGCGCAGCCACCCCGATCAGCTGGCGTCGTGGATCGACGAGTTCGCCGCGGCCACGGAGGCGGCGGGGCCGGACGGTGCACCCGAGCAGTGGGAATCGGCGGCAGCGATGAGGGCGAGACCGCATACGGCGAAGACCGCCGGCACCGCGAGGGCGGCGAAGGCGGTGAGGACCGCCAGGACGACGGTGACCGTGGCGCCCGGAGCGTACACGGATCGCTTCGGTGGGCGGCTGGTACTGGTCACGGGTGCCGCGGGCGGAATCGGACGGGCCACGGCCCTGGCGTTCGCCGAGGCGGGCGCACGGGTGGTGGCGGTGGACCGGGATGCGGCGGGGGTGGCGCGCACGGCGGAGCTGGCCCGGCTGATCGGTTCCCCGACGGCCTGGAGCGAAGTGGTCGATGTCGGTGACGAGCAGGCGATGGAGAAACTGGGCGAGAAGGTCCTCGTGGAGCACGGCGTCGTCGACGTCCTCGTCAACAACGCCGGGATCGGGATCTCGGGTTCCTTCCTGGAGACGACGAGCGAGGACTGGAGGCACGTCCTCGACGCCAACCTGTGGGGAGTCATCCACGGCTGCCGTGTCTTCGGGAAGCAGATGGCCGATCGCGGGCAGGGCGGCCACATCGTCAACACGGCCTCGGCCGCGGCGTACCAGCCGTCACGCGCACTGCCCGCGTACAGCACCTCCAAGGCCGCCGTGCTGATGCTCAGTGAGTGTCTGCGGGCCGAGTTGGCCGAGCGGTCGATCGGGGTCAGCGCGATATGCCCTGGCGTCGTCCACACCGGCATCACGGCCACGGCGCGGTTCGTCGGCGTCGACGAGGCGGAGCAGCAGCGGCTGCGGAAGCGGGCCGGCACGTTGTACGGGCTGCGCGGATACCCGCCGGACAAGGTCGCGGACGCGATCCTCAAGGCCGTCCTCCGCAACCAGGCTGTGGTGCCGGTGACCCCCGAGGCCCGGGGTGCCCGGCTGCTGGCGCGGATCAGTCCCGGCGCGCTGCGCGGAATCGCCCGACTGAAGCCGCCGCTGTGAGCGCGGCCGGTCGTCCGGTGGCCGAGTACCGGATCGAGGATCTGGCACACGCCGGCGGGGCCACGGTCCGCACGATCCGCGCCTACCAGGACCGTGGTCTGCTCCCCACACCGGAGCGGCGCGGCCGTGCCAACGTGTACGGAGAGGCGCATCTGACCCGGCTGCGGCAGATCGCGGACCTGCTGGACCGCGGATACACCCTGGCCAGCATCAAGGAACTGCTGGACGCCTGGGACGCGGGGCGTGGGCTGGGCGGGGTGCTCGGGCTGGTCGCCGAGGTGCACGGACCGTGGACGGACGAGGAGGCAGGCCGCATCACTCGGACCGAGCTCCATGTGCGGTTCGGTGGCGCACCGGAACGCGTCCCGGACGACGACCGGGGCGATCGGGCGGTCGACGATACGGACAGCGAGGTGGTCGACGGGCCGGACAGCGGCACGGTCCAGGAAGCGGTGGAGGAAGCGGTCGCGCTCGGGGTGCTGGAGCGTGTGGCGGGCCGGGAGGACGAGTTCCTGGTGCCGAGCCCTCAGGAGCTGGCGGTGGCGGTCGAGTTGTTCCGGGCGGGCGTACCGCTCTCCGCGATCTCCGGGCACCTCCGGGAGCTGCGCGGCCAGGTCGAACACATCGCGTCACGCTTCCTGGAGTTCACCACGGAGCACGTCTTCGCACGCTATCTCGGTCACCGGCCGCCCACCGAAGCGGACGCCGCGGAGGCGGCCTCGATGGTCCGGCGCCTGCGTCCACTGGCTCAGCAGACCGTCGATGCCGAACTTGCCCGCGCGATGCGAATGTTCGCCACCCGCCACCTTCAGCATCACCTCGGGGCCGACCCGACTCCCTCTCCGAGAAGCGGCTCACGGCCCGTGCTGATCCCCGCCCGCACGGTGACATCCGTCCAGCGAATCATCGGGGACGGTGGGGAGGGAGAAGTCGCGGCGTTCATCACCGCGGCCACCGAGAGAGAGGTACAGAAAAGAACATTGGACTCATTGACCTCAAAGAACGGCAAAAAGCCCATAGATGAATAAGGGGCCCATCTCGCCGCACGGTTGTCCACAGAGTTGCCATTTTCCCTGTGGATAAGCCGAGTTCGCTGTGGATCAAACCTGTGCGGGACCATCGGTTCGCTGAACCGTGCACAAAGTCCGAGTGCGCCGCTCAAGGGGCTCGCGTGGACATCCGCCGCTGCTTCGCCTGCCCGGGTACTCCCGTTCCGCTGACGGTCAGTTCAGCTGAGCGAGCGCTTCGGTGGCGATCTGTTCGAACACCTTGGGGTCGGCGGCGAAGTCGGAGTCCGGAATCGGCGCGTGCACGACGATCTCCGTGATGCCGAGCGCGGCATGCCTGCCCGCGAAGTCCACGAAGGCGTCCAGGGAGTCCAGCGGTCCTGCCCCTTCCGGGGTGAAACCGGTCAGCAGTACCTTGTCCAGCTCGGCGACATCCCGGCCGATCGCGTCACACGCGGCGCCCAACCTGGCGATCTGGCCGCCGATCGCGTCCAGTGACTGTTCGGGCGTACCCGCCTCGAAGAGGCTGGGGTCACCCGTCGTCACCCACGCCCGGCCGTATCGTGCGGCGAGCTTCAGCCCACGCGGCCCAGTGGCGGCGACCGCGAAGGGGATGCGGGGCCGCTGCACACAGCCAGGGATGTCACGCGCCTCGACCGCCGAGTAGTGGGTGCCCTCGTAGGTCACGGCGTCCTCGGTCAGCAGCCGGTCGAGCAGCGGTACGAACTCGGCGAACCGGTCGGCCCGCTCGCGCGGCGTCCACGGTTCCCGTCCCAGCACGGTCGCGTCGAAGCCGCTGCCCCCGGCCCCGATCCCGAGAGTGATCCGTCCGCCGGACACGTCGTCCAGCGTGATCAGTTCCTTGGCGAGCGTCACGGGGTGCCGGAAGTTGGGGGATGTGACGAGGGTCCCGAGCCGCAA from the Streptomyces sp. AM 4-1-1 genome contains:
- the serS gene encoding serine--tRNA ligase, with protein sequence MIDLRLLREDPDRVRASQRARGEDVALVDALLSADERRRSSGVRFDELRSEQKSLGKLIPKASPEERAELLRKAEQLKADVRAADVAQDEADAEAKRLLLQLGNVVHTDVPVGGEEDFVVLETHGTIRDFGAEGFEPKDHLELGEALGAIDMERGAKVSGSRFYYLTGVGALLELALVNAAIAQATEAGFVPMLTPALVRPRAMEGTGFLGQAAENVYHLEKDDYYLVGTSEVPLAAYHMDEIIDAAKLPLRYAGFSPCFRREAGTYGKDTRGIFRVHQFDKVEMFSYVDPADAEAEHQRLLDWEKQWLTALRLPFQVIDVATGDLGASASRKFDCEAWIPTQGKYRELTSASNCDGFQARRLSVRMRDGKKVQPLATLNGTLCAVPRTIVAILENHQLADGSVRVPEVLRPYLGGREVLEPVAK
- a CDS encoding HAD family hydrolase, whose amino-acid sequence is MTFPYKLVATDLDGTLLRDDGSVSGRTRDALAAVTAAGAAHIIVTGRAVPWTRHILDDLGYDGIAVCGQGAQVYHAGEHRLLTSLTLDRQLAGLALAKIEAEVGPLALAASRDGLEGQVLVGPGYQVHEGPLPYVFVDDPAEMWTAPLNKIYVQHPELDDDALARAAREAVGSLVGIVMAGPGVVEILPLGLSKATGLSLAARRLGVKAADTIAFGDMPNDIPMFGWARHGVAMANAHADLKVVAHEITASNEDDGIAVVLERLL
- a CDS encoding ABC transporter permease, translated to MYDPTVARLTYRALLGRRRAAILFVLPVLLVVLAVAVRAFAGVDDQVASNVLGGFAIATMVPLIGVIAGTGAIGPEIDDGSIVYLLAKPVKRPTIIFTKLIVAVAVTMVFSALPTLVAGLILNGNGQQIAVAYTIAALVASIAYSALFLLLGTVSRHAVVFGLVYALVWEALFGSLVPGARTLSVQQWSLALAEKVGQGDVITSDVGLPLATVLLVAVTVGATWYAGQKLRALKLAGEE
- a CDS encoding ABC transporter ATP-binding protein; translated protein: MTTIEIDHVSRWFGNVVAVNDVSVKVGPGVTGLLGPNGAGKSTLINMMAGFLAPSTGTVTLDGRTIWRNEAVYREIGIVPEREGMYDFLTGREFVIANAELQGLDAAAAQRALATVEMEHAQDRKISTYSKGMRQRVKMASALVHEPSVLLLDEPFNGMDPRQRMQLMELLRRMGTEGRTVLFSSHILEEVEQLASHIEVIVAGRHAASGDFRKIRRLMTDRPHRYLVRSSDDRALAAALIADPSTAGIEVDLGERALRIQAVDFGRFTALLPRVARDNGIRLLTVSPSDESLESVFSYLVAA
- a CDS encoding ABC transporter permease, yielding MSTETGAAAGTDAGGTRIHNIGYRSYDGPRLGRAYARRSLFSQSLRGSFGLGRSARSKVLPMLLFGVMCLVAAIIVAVAVTVPNTTDLPMKYTSFAIFLQAVIGLFIAAQAPQSVSRDLRFKSVPLYFSRPIERVDYVMAKFAAMASALFVLTGMPLVILYVGALLGKFDFGHQTKGFGQGLVSVALLSVLFAGLGLVMAALTPRRGFGVAAVIAVLTISYGAVSTVQAIAWETGSSDAVPWLGLFSPITLIDGVQTAFLGASSAFPGGQGPGAGAGVVYLIVVLALVAGSYAVLMRRYRRVGL
- a CDS encoding ABC transporter ATP-binding protein codes for the protein MTALDRLSLDIGPGVTGLVGSNGAGKSTLIKILLGLSPATEGRAAVLGLDVATSGAAIRERVGYMPEHDCLPPDVSATEFVVHMARMSGLPPTAARERTADTLRHVGLYEERYRPIGGYSTGMKQRVKLAQALVHDPQLVLLDEPTNGLDPVGRDEMLGLIRRVHTDFGISVLVTSHLLGELERTCDHVVVIDGGSLLRSSSTRDFTQVTTTLAIEVTDSDAHPDGTHALREALTAAGVTLVGRDGLALDGLPGAGHTLLVEAIGEETYDIVRDSVAGLGLGLVRMEQRRHHIAEVFRTEGNASTGAPTESATTTEFTATAGATTTAESTATASADVAQQKGDGRDEH
- a CDS encoding SDR family oxidoreductase codes for the protein MRPREARERWVHTGGIELCVAELGDPARPTVVLVHGYPDSKEVWSEVARRLAERWHVVLYDVRGHGRSTAPKPLRGGFTLEKLTDDFMAVVEAVSPDRPVHVVGHDWGSVQAWEFATVGRTEGRIASFTSLSGPSLDHFGHWIKQRTAHPTPRAVGQLLGQGAKSWYVGLLHTPVLPELAWRGPLGRRWPSVLQRLEKTPADGYPTASLPRDAAHGAWLYRDNVRSRLRRPRADAHAHVPVQLITPTGDIFLSETLYDRLESWVPLLVRRSLPARHWAQRSHPDQLASWIDEFAAATEAAGPDGAPEQWESAAAMRARPHTAKTAGTARAAKAVRTARTTVTVAPGAYTDRFGGRLVLVTGAAGGIGRATALAFAEAGARVVAVDRDAAGVARTAELARLIGSPTAWSEVVDVGDEQAMEKLGEKVLVEHGVVDVLVNNAGIGISGSFLETTSEDWRHVLDANLWGVIHGCRVFGKQMADRGQGGHIVNTASAAAYQPSRALPAYSTSKAAVLMLSECLRAELAERSIGVSAICPGVVHTGITATARFVGVDEAEQQRLRKRAGTLYGLRGYPPDKVADAILKAVLRNQAVVPVTPEARGARLLARISPGALRGIARLKPPL
- a CDS encoding MerR family transcriptional regulator, yielding MSAAGRPVAEYRIEDLAHAGGATVRTIRAYQDRGLLPTPERRGRANVYGEAHLTRLRQIADLLDRGYTLASIKELLDAWDAGRGLGGVLGLVAEVHGPWTDEEAGRITRTELHVRFGGAPERVPDDDRGDRAVDDTDSEVVDGPDSGTVQEAVEEAVALGVLERVAGREDEFLVPSPQELAVAVELFRAGVPLSAISGHLRELRGQVEHIASRFLEFTTEHVFARYLGHRPPTEADAAEAASMVRRLRPLAQQTVDAELARAMRMFATRHLQHHLGADPTPSPRSGSRPVLIPARTVTSVQRIIGDGGEGEVAAFITAATEREVQKRTLDSLTSKNGKKPIDE
- a CDS encoding LLM class flavin-dependent oxidoreductase, whose translation is MTSSLRLSTVILPVRRWQEGGRDEWTRAEELGFHAAYTYDHLSWRTFRDGPWFGAVPTLTAAATATSRLRLGTLVTSPNFRHPVTLAKELITLDDVSGGRITLGIGAGGSGFDATVLGREPWTPRERADRFAEFVPLLDRLLTEDAVTYEGTHYSAVEARDIPGCVQRPRIPFAVAATGPRGLKLAARYGRAWVTTGDPSLFEAGTPEQSLDAIGGQIARLGAACDAIGRDVAELDKVLLTGFTPEGAGPLDSLDAFVDFAGRHAALGITEIVVHAPIPDSDFAADPKVFEQIATEALAQLN